The DNA sequence GTAATATATGACTTATTTGCTTTTTTGCCCTGTCTGAACCCGTTTCAGGAGGTAGAACTCCCATCCCTGTTGAAGGCAAAGGGCCGATACCGCTGACGAGATAATCCCGCTGCCACCAATTATTAATGCTTTCACCCCAATTTTCTCCTCTCGTTTTTCCAAAATAGACAATGCTTTGCCTGTGTTTTAAAATCTTCAGGGTAAAATATTCCCGGCGGCCAGGTAAATTTCATACCATTCCTCACGGGTAAGGCTTATATCCATTGCTTTTATACAGTCTTTCAGGCGTTGTCTGTTCATTGTTCCCGTTACGGGCTGCATCTTTGCCGGATGCCGCAGCAACCAGGCGAAAGTTATTGTGACATTACTGACGCCGTATTTCCCGGCAATCTCATCAATTTTTTTGTTCAGCTCCGGAAATTTCTCATTATCCAGAAAGACACCCTCGAAGAATCCGAACTGGAAGGGCGACCACGGCTGAATCGTTATATCATTGAGGCGGCAGAAATCCAGTACACTGGCATCTCGATTCACAGCACCATCGTCCAGCATATTGACATGCAATCCCTGAGTAATCATGTTAGCGTTGGTGATGCTGAGCTGAAGCTGGTTTGCCACGAGGGGTTGTTTTACAAATTTCTTTAAAAGCTGTATCTGCATGGGATTCTGGTTGGAAACACCAAAATGTCGTACCTTGCCGCTTTCGTGCAGAATATTAAATGCCTCGGCAACTTCCTCCGGTTCTACTAATGCATCAGGCCGATGGAGGAGCAAAACATCCAGATACTCTGTTCTCAGACGACTCAAACTTCCCTCAACTGATGCCAGAATATGTTCCTTCGAAAAATCAAAGGCAACGTCTGGCCGTATGCCGCATTTTGATTGCAGGAAAATCTTCTCCCGCTTGTCATTGTTCATATGAGCGGCTTCGGCAAAAATGGCTTCGCAATCCCCTCCTCCATAGACATCAGCATGGTCAAAGAAGGTTGCTCCTCCCTCTATCGCTGTTTGAATAAACCCCTCGGCTTCACTCTTTTCCAGTCCGTTTATACGCATACATCCCACTGCAATTGCGGGGACTTCCAGACCCGATGTTCCTAATGGTATCTTTTTCATCTTTTCACTTCCTTTTTTTGTGTACTCGGTAGTTCTTTCACAGACTTAACTATGCTTCTTGACATATGGCCGGACAAAATTACAAAATAATGGTAAACCTTAGCGTTAACGTTAAGTCAAGAGTTTTAGATAAAGAAAAGGGAAGGTCATTTTATGGGATATACAGTGAAAACGGTTGCGGAAAGAACCAACCTGAGTCCGAATACCTTACGGTATTATGAGAAAGAGGGATTACTTCCTAGTATAAAGCGAACGAAAAGTGGAATTAGACATTATTCTGATGAAGATTTGGAATGGCTGGGTTTAATCTGCTGTTTAAAAAATACAGGTATGTCCATTAAGCAGATTCGTGATTTTGTCGATCTGAGTTTGCAGGGATCTGCAACTCTCAAAGCCAGATGCGAAATGCTGGTTGATCATAAGAGAAGTGTAGAAAAACATATTGAGCAAATGAATCTGCATCTTGAAAAGGTCACACATAAAATTGAATTTTTTACAAAACAATATGAGGATTTTACGTCATAAGATACAGGCAGCCCTTCAAGTCCCAGAATGATTGAATATATCAGCGATAAAATCAAATAAACCTGACAGTGGATATCATTTTTGCTAATGATTGAAGTTAAGAAATGACTATTCTTCTGCTTCTTATCATTATGAAATAAGAAATCTAATATTGTGATTCTAGAAGGAAATCTGGTCCGTGATCCCGAGGCCAACCTGACCCCCAAGGGGACTCGGGTTGGCAAGTTTTCAGTAGCCAGCAACAGATTCTACAAATCTCATTAGGTGATTGTATTAGGATGAACTATATTTCAAATAGTTATGATACAGTCAAACATTCTTCCTCACCACTTTTCAAATTCACATTTTTCATATACATATATATACAAGTAAGGATGAGGGAATGTGCAAGTGACTAAAAAACAGATGGTAGCCGACTGGGTTAAGAAGAGTATCCGATCCGGGGTCATTCAACCAGGAGACAAAATTCCATCCGAAAGTGAAATTACGGAACGATTCGGAGTTTCTCGTGGATCTGTTCGGCAAAGTATTCAGATATTGGTTACTGAAGGAATTCTGGAAAGTCGTCAGGGCATTGGAACATTCGTCTGTAATGCTCCCCGTAGTGAATCATCAACACTTGCATTTGTCTGCTATCGGAATTATTCCTATATCTTTCCGGAAATGATTCACGGATTTAATTCAGTTCTTCAAAGAAATAGAAGGCGGATGATTCTTGGAGAAACCCGATATGGCCTGGATTTAGAACGGAAAATACTCCTTGATTTAATAGAGAATGGAGTCTCGGGAATAGCCATTACTCCTGTAGAAGGGGATCAGGGACAAAATAACCTGGAGCTCTTTGAGAAAATCGAAAACAGAGGAATCCCTATCGTACTTCTTGATAACGATTTGGGCTGTGATCAGCTTGATTCAGTCGTGCAGGATGATTTTCTGGGAGGCAGACAGGCAGGAGATACTCTTATCAATCAGGGGCACAGGCGTATCGGAATCGTTTATAGTACGAATTATCATCCTAAGCTTCAGCGGATGAAGGGGGTAAAAAACGCTCTGAATTCCGTTGGACTGGAGCTGGAAAGTCGACATATTGTAGGGATAAAAGGGCAATCTTCGGCTAGGAGAGCCTATCTACAGATTAGAAATTATGTTTACAATTCTAAAAATCTACCCACTGCCTTTGTCTGCAGCAGCGATGATGAGGCTCTTATGCTAATGAGGAATTTAAAACGGAGAGGTATGAAAATCCCGGAGGATGTTTCAATTATTTCATTTGATAATTCGGAAATCAGTCGCTTAAGCCGGCCTACATTGACGACCATGGATCATCCCAGTATGCATATGGGAGAGCTTGCTGCCAATGTTCTGATAGGACGTCTCGCTATATCGGGCTTCCGGACCCATACGCGTATTGTAGTAGAACCGAATCTGATTTCCCGCAAGTCTATTACTGGAATTTCTGTCGAATGACCTGATCGACAAAAGATTCTCCATCAAAAACAGTTTTTTCTACACGGGGAAGGTTGGGAATGTCGATTCCTGAGAATGAGTGAGCATCTCCGTATTGTGGCAGCCATTCGGACTGTTTCTCTATGAATTTAAAAGTCATATCCCTGATTGAATTTATACTCATCGATGATGCCGTTATGGGGTCATGACACATGGCCCGGACGAGGTCTTCAGGATTTCCCGATAAAGCAGCATCTGTCATCAATTCATTACTAACAGTATGTGTCAGGCTCATTGAAAGAACCTCTCTGGGGATTTGGGTGGTAGCGGCGGGAATCCAGCAGCCGCTGCTCTGAGATATCTCAGTTTCAACAATGGCAGAGCGAGGCATATTCGATATTCTACCCTCTTTATTCGTGACATTTCCAAATATAGGATTCGAAGATTTATTTTGATCTTTATTTACTGCCTCATTCCGGAGTATTCGAACGAGAGAATGGCGGCTTACAGGAAATCGTTCAGGCTTTGCTGTTTTAAGAAAATTCATCTGGCCCAATTGTTTGTGGAGTAAGCTGTTGACTCTCGGATAAATACCAGTTCTTCCAGCATAACCAGACGCAAGGTAAGATTTTCTGCTGGTTTCAGAGTTTCGAAACCAGGGAAGCATATCACTGAGCTGACCGGAAGACTCTGAACAAAAGTAACCAAAAGTTTGAAGAATTTCAGCACGGACACGTTCCTTGCCTGCAATATTCGGATTGAGAATGGCCCTTCGGAGTTCTTCATATAAATTTTCCCCATGCTTGTCTTCCAGACTTACAAGCCAGGACATGTGATTGGTACCTGCCAGTTTAAAACGGAGTATATCCACATTCAGCAGAGATTTAATTGAGTCTAACATTGCCGCAGGCCCGTCACATAATCCTATATGACGGTGCCAGTTTTTCCGTTCGAAGACCATACCGGCAGGCCCAAGAGGATTCACATAGTTGATGATCAGACTGTTCGGGGCTAATTCTTCCAGATCCCTTCTCAGTCCGTCAAGTACTGGTATGACTCTCTGTGCCCGCATGACTGCTCCGGGACCCAGGGTGTCACCGATACACTGCCCCACACCAAAGTGAAGTGGAATCTTGTGATCAAGAGCAGATGCTCTGAATCCTCCGATGTCGAACATCGTAATGACAACCTGACAACCCTCAACGGCTTCACGGCTGTTCCGGGTAACCAGGACTGTTAAGCTATTACTCCTGCAAGGGTATGTTCGCCGGGCATAGTCAGCCACAATCCTGGTATGATCTATATGGAGGGACATCAAACGAAGCTCCAGATCGGTTTCTGTAAATTCCTGGAGTATTTCATCAATGACCTTTTTTCCGATACTGAGACTACTTGCTCCAATGATGGCAATTCTGAACATAGAAATATTTTACCCTTTTTTCCTTGCGGTGTGGGGTAGTTTATGGTATTTTCATGTTAATACAACATGTTTATACAGCATGTATATACAAGACTGTATGGAGGAATACATGATAATCAGTTTTCATACGGATGCATTCAATTCAGCTGTATTCAGTTTTGAAAAGGCATTGCAGTGGGCTCAGGCCAATGATGTCCGGAGGATTGAATGCGGTGTTATCGAAGGAGTGTCCTGGATTCACGGATTAGGATACTTCCCTCATATCTCATTGACTGAAGATCCGGTTATGCTCAGAAATAAAATGTTGTCTTATGGAGTCCAGTTTTCTCAGATTGATGCTGCCTATCCTCTATCAGGAAAAGATGGCCCTCACCTGGGTGTTCCCTATGTTCTGAAATCCATATCCTGGGCAAAGTTGGCCGGATGTCCGAATATTGCAACGACCGACGGTTTGTTGAAGCCTGAAGGACTCAATGATGATGAGGCTCTGGAACAGATGAAACGCAGCTATGGAACGATTATTGAAGCGGCGGAAGCCAACGAAATTACCATTAATATTGAGATTCACGGTTACTTCACTACTAATCCTGACATGATTGAGAAAATGCTTGCATTTGGGAAAAGTGACTATTTCGGGTTAAATTTCGATACTGGCAATTCATTTATATCGGGTCAGAATCCGGTTACATTCTGCCGCAGGTTTCTTGACCGGGTAAATCATGTGCATATCAAAGATGTATCCAAGAGTCTGGCTGCAGCGGCACGGGGGAATGATACTGGAATAGGCATTAGTCATTGTGCCATTGGAGACGGAGTCAATGCTGATAATATACGGGAAATTCTCATTATGCTTCGGGATTATGGATATGAAGGTGTATTAAGCCTGGAATGCGAAGGGCAGGGAGGTCCCTTGATAGAAAAGTCACTCTCATGGCTCCGTTCGACACTGACCGAACTGAATATAAAGGAAATAAACATCTAATATGGAGGATGATACAATGAAAAGAAATGGAATGAGTTGGGTGATTCTTATTGAACTGATGGTACTGACTCTCGTGCCTATGGGCCTTTTTGCCAATGGGGATGCGGATACCAATGATGATGGAAAACTGGTGTACGGATATGTCACTCCAGGGCCTGACTATTGGTACAAAAAAGATGTAGACGGATTCGTCTATGCCG is a window from the Oceanispirochaeta sp. genome containing:
- a CDS encoding aldo/keto reductase is translated as MKKIPLGTSGLEVPAIAVGCMRINGLEKSEAEGFIQTAIEGGATFFDHADVYGGGDCEAIFAEAAHMNNDKREKIFLQSKCGIRPDVAFDFSKEHILASVEGSLSRLRTEYLDVLLLHRPDALVEPEEVAEAFNILHESGKVRHFGVSNQNPMQIQLLKKFVKQPLVANQLQLSITNANMITQGLHVNMLDDGAVNRDASVLDFCRLNDITIQPWSPFQFGFFEGVFLDNEKFPELNKKIDEIAGKYGVSNVTITFAWLLRHPAKMQPVTGTMNRQRLKDCIKAMDISLTREEWYEIYLAAGNILP
- a CDS encoding MerR family transcriptional regulator, with protein sequence MKTVAERTNLSPNTLRYYEKEGLLPSIKRTKSGIRHYSDEDLEWLGLICCLKNTGMSIKQIRDFVDLSLQGSATLKARCEMLVDHKRSVEKHIEQMNLHLEKVTHKIEFFTKQYEDFTS
- a CDS encoding single-stranded DNA-binding protein — protein: MILEGNLVRDPEANLTPKGTRVGKFSVASNRFYKSH
- a CDS encoding substrate-binding domain-containing protein — encoded protein: MQVTKKQMVADWVKKSIRSGVIQPGDKIPSESEITERFGVSRGSVRQSIQILVTEGILESRQGIGTFVCNAPRSESSTLAFVCYRNYSYIFPEMIHGFNSVLQRNRRRMILGETRYGLDLERKILLDLIENGVSGIAITPVEGDQGQNNLELFEKIENRGIPIVLLDNDLGCDQLDSVVQDDFLGGRQAGDTLINQGHRRIGIVYSTNYHPKLQRMKGVKNALNSVGLELESRHIVGIKGQSSARRAYLQIRNYVYNSKNLPTAFVCSSDDEALMLMRNLKRRGMKIPEDVSIISFDNSEISRLSRPTLTTMDHPSMHMGELAANVLIGRLAISGFRTHTRIVVEPNLISRKSITGISVE
- a CDS encoding sugar phosphate isomerase/epimerase encodes the protein MIISFHTDAFNSAVFSFEKALQWAQANDVRRIECGVIEGVSWIHGLGYFPHISLTEDPVMLRNKMLSYGVQFSQIDAAYPLSGKDGPHLGVPYVLKSISWAKLAGCPNIATTDGLLKPEGLNDDEALEQMKRSYGTIIEAAEANEITINIEIHGYFTTNPDMIEKMLAFGKSDYFGLNFDTGNSFISGQNPVTFCRRFLDRVNHVHIKDVSKSLAAAARGNDTGIGISHCAIGDGVNADNIREILIMLRDYGYEGVLSLECEGQGGPLIEKSLSWLRSTLTELNIKEINI